From Synechococcus sp. A10-1-5-1, a single genomic window includes:
- a CDS encoding aldo/keto reductase: MTREADQPGIGVGTWAWGNQFLWGYDPKRDDGLLEQTFQRCLELDFRFFDTADSYGTGRLNGRSELLLGRFAMQASTAQRQQLCIATKLAPFPWRLGRHGYAKAFAASQRRLQGQMKRVQLHWSTARYAPWQEPALIDGLADLVERGEVASLGLSNMGPKRLRTVHRQLQGRGIPISSLQVQFSLLAPQPLEDGGIITTCRELGIELIAYSPLALGLLGRSAGDPRQVPKGTRGNLFRRLETSLSPLRQTMTEIAANRPGGLAAVAMNWCRAHGAMPIPGLRTPKQVEQAAAARSWSLTGEERAALDRLALMEGAARMPANPFQSA, encoded by the coding sequence ATGACAAGAGAGGCGGACCAACCGGGCATTGGCGTTGGCACCTGGGCCTGGGGCAACCAGTTCCTTTGGGGCTACGACCCCAAGCGGGACGACGGCCTGCTGGAGCAAACCTTTCAGCGCTGCCTGGAGCTGGACTTCCGCTTCTTCGACACAGCGGACTCCTATGGAACCGGGCGGCTGAACGGCCGCAGCGAGCTCTTGCTCGGGCGTTTCGCCATGCAAGCCAGCACCGCTCAGCGGCAGCAGCTCTGCATTGCCACGAAATTGGCCCCCTTTCCCTGGCGCCTCGGTCGGCATGGCTACGCCAAGGCCTTTGCCGCCTCGCAGAGGCGCCTACAGGGGCAGATGAAACGGGTGCAGCTGCACTGGAGCACAGCGCGCTACGCCCCCTGGCAGGAACCGGCCCTGATTGACGGCCTGGCGGATCTGGTGGAGCGGGGAGAGGTCGCCAGCCTGGGGCTCTCGAACATGGGGCCGAAGCGCCTGCGGACCGTCCACCGGCAGCTCCAAGGGCGGGGGATTCCGATCAGCAGCCTGCAGGTGCAGTTCTCCCTTCTGGCACCTCAACCGCTCGAAGACGGAGGAATCATCACCACCTGCCGGGAGCTAGGGATTGAGCTGATTGCCTACAGCCCCTTGGCCCTCGGCCTCCTTGGCCGAAGTGCAGGGGACCCGAGACAGGTCCCCAAAGGAACCCGGGGCAACCTCTTCCGCCGCCTGGAGACCTCGCTGAGCCCCTTACGCCAGACCATGACAGAGATCGCCGCTAATCGTCCAGGAGGCCTGGCGGCCGTAGCCATGAACTGGTGCCGAGCCCACGGGGCCATGCCAATCCCAGGGCTGCGCACTCCGAAGCAGGTCGAGCAAGCAGCGGCGGCCCGCAGCTGGAGCCTGACCGGCGAGGAACGGGCTGCCCTGGATCGACTTGCCCTGATGGAAGGAGCGGCACGGATGCCGGCCAATCCCTTCCAGAGCGCCTAA